A window of Natrinema salifodinae contains these coding sequences:
- a CDS encoding saccharopine dehydrogenase family protein, translated as MDSLLIYGSYGYTGRLIAREAVARGGSPVVAGRDGRAVADQADDLGVEGRTFDLEAGSGTLDAQLASFDAVLNCAGPFVETAEPLVEACLETETDYLDITGEFAVFEFLRQRDRAARQAGITILPGVGFDVVPSDCLAAFLAEQLPAADRLRLGITGGGGLSRGTAWTLVEHLGDGGVVRRNGRLIQVPAAFRTREIDFGDGPEHAITIPWGDVVTAAHSTGIESIEVYAAAPRWAATGLSAVDSLAWLLDRRPVAGALKRLIDARFDGPAERELATGSAVVWGEVIDEETDRRARARLRTPNPYALTAESAVSAAERVLGIGDDGRDRIPSGFQTPASAFGPDFALELSGTEREPVEMPADSGESTRRVVESDD; from the coding sequence ATGGACTCCCTTCTCATCTACGGTTCCTACGGCTACACCGGGCGGCTGATCGCCCGCGAGGCTGTCGCCCGGGGCGGGTCGCCCGTCGTCGCCGGCCGCGACGGGCGCGCCGTCGCCGACCAGGCCGACGACCTCGGCGTCGAGGGTCGGACGTTCGATCTCGAAGCGGGGAGCGGGACCCTCGACGCTCAACTCGCGTCCTTCGACGCCGTTCTCAACTGTGCGGGTCCGTTCGTCGAGACGGCCGAGCCGCTGGTCGAGGCCTGCCTCGAGACGGAGACGGACTATCTGGACATCACCGGCGAGTTCGCGGTCTTCGAATTCCTCCGCCAGCGCGACCGGGCGGCCCGTCAGGCGGGGATCACGATCCTGCCTGGCGTCGGCTTCGACGTCGTCCCGTCGGACTGCCTGGCGGCCTTCCTCGCCGAGCAACTGCCCGCGGCCGACCGGTTGCGCCTCGGGATCACGGGCGGCGGCGGGCTCTCGCGGGGGACCGCCTGGACGCTCGTCGAACACCTCGGCGACGGGGGCGTCGTGCGCCGGAACGGGCGGCTCATTCAGGTGCCGGCGGCCTTCCGCACGCGCGAGATCGACTTCGGCGACGGCCCCGAACACGCGATCACGATCCCGTGGGGCGACGTCGTCACCGCGGCTCACAGCACCGGTATCGAGTCGATCGAAGTCTACGCCGCCGCGCCGCGGTGGGCGGCGACGGGACTGTCGGCCGTCGACTCGCTCGCCTGGCTGCTCGACCGCCGTCCCGTCGCGGGCGCACTGAAGCGGCTGATCGACGCCCGTTTCGACGGCCCGGCCGAACGGGAGTTGGCGACCGGCAGCGCCGTCGTCTGGGGCGAAGTCATCGACGAGGAAACCGACAGACGGGCCCGCGCTCGGCTCCGCACGCCGAACCCCTATGCGCTGACTGCCGAGTCGGCGGTCTCGGCCGCCGAGCGCGTCCTCGGGATCGGGGACGACGGACGGGATCGGATTCCGTCGGGATTCCAGACGCCCGCGAGCGCCTTCGGACCCGACTTCGCGCTCGAACTCTCGGGGACGGAGCGGGAACCGGTCGAGATGCCCGCCGACTCGGGCGAGTCGACCCGTCGAGTCGTCGAGTCCGACGACTGA
- a CDS encoding Rieske (2Fe-2S) protein yields MDAADAGRIAALPDVPTDSTFLFRVTDESDEEREAILVRTAPADGGEPTTGDGDGFDGDGESDGDEAGPAEIACWLNYCQHLTHIKLDKGSGAPMRNGELVCANHGAYFEAESGRCTFGPCEGAYLTDLEVTVSDGDVYLVDDEFEFVGPGPIERDDLDRASSSNVEF; encoded by the coding sequence ATGGATGCAGCCGACGCAGGACGGATCGCAGCGCTGCCGGACGTACCCACCGACTCGACGTTTCTCTTTCGCGTGACCGACGAGTCGGACGAAGAACGGGAAGCGATTCTCGTCAGAACCGCGCCGGCCGACGGCGGCGAACCGACGACCGGAGACGGGGATGGATTCGACGGAGACGGGGAGAGCGATGGAGACGAAGCCGGTCCCGCCGAGATCGCGTGCTGGCTCAACTACTGCCAGCACCTCACGCACATCAAATTAGACAAGGGCTCGGGTGCGCCGATGCGAAACGGCGAACTCGTCTGTGCGAACCACGGCGCGTACTTTGAGGCCGAGTCCGGGCGCTGCACCTTCGGTCCCTGCGAGGGTGCCTATCTCACCGACCTCGAGGTCACCGTCTCGGACGGCGACGTTTACCTGGTGGATGACGAGTTCGAGTTCGTCGGTCCCGGCCCGATCGAGCGCGACGACCTCGATCGCGCCTCATCCTCGAACGTGGAGTTCTGA
- a CDS encoding transcriptional regulator — protein sequence MRQADETTRQRLADALRAEPATPSELATQFDLTPHAVVRHVEHVSRSVEGTDERLLVAPPTCRDCGFDDYDDLLNLPSRCPDCKSESVDEPTFTIE from the coding sequence ATGCGCCAGGCCGACGAAACGACGCGGCAGCGACTCGCCGACGCCCTGCGAGCCGAACCGGCGACGCCGAGCGAACTGGCAACCCAGTTCGATCTGACTCCCCACGCGGTCGTCCGCCACGTCGAACACGTCTCCCGGTCGGTCGAGGGAACCGACGAACGGCTGCTCGTCGCGCCGCCGACGTGTCGAGACTGCGGGTTCGACGACTACGACGATTTGTTGAACCTCCCCTCGCGCTGTCCCGACTGCAAGAGCGAGTCGGTCGACGAACCGACGTTCACTATCGAATAA
- a CDS encoding ribonuclease HI family protein, translating into MTDDPLPAEHLSPLATLVDEVLASVGYEVAAATDAIDDAVPGYGGLFDPATTPAELRRALESLLASGLTRPSVPEPTSDTFVLYVDGSSRGNPGPAGAGAVIMDAAEDQLARLGRPVGSRTGNNTAEYVALQLGLSELLARYEPRRLEVRIDSMTVIRDVWGGDDPTEPGVETYSEAVTAALSSIPEQRYTHLADSDPNPADALATVGTDIATFGPG; encoded by the coding sequence GTGACCGACGACCCCCTCCCAGCCGAACACCTCTCGCCGCTCGCCACGCTCGTCGACGAGGTACTCGCGAGCGTCGGCTACGAGGTGGCGGCTGCCACCGACGCCATTGACGATGCTGTCCCCGGCTACGGCGGTCTATTCGACCCCGCGACCACCCCGGCCGAGTTGCGTCGCGCGCTCGAAAGCCTGCTCGCGTCGGGACTCACCCGGCCATCCGTCCCCGAGCCGACGAGCGACACATTCGTCCTCTACGTCGACGGCAGTTCACGCGGCAACCCCGGCCCCGCAGGTGCGGGCGCTGTCATCATGGACGCTGCAGAGGACCAACTCGCCCGTCTCGGCCGGCCCGTCGGCTCCCGGACGGGGAACAACACCGCCGAATACGTCGCCCTCCAGCTCGGGCTCTCCGAACTGCTGGCTCGCTACGAGCCACGCAGGCTGGAGGTGCGCATCGATTCGATGACGGTCATCCGAGACGTCTGGGGTGGCGATGACCCGACGGAACCGGGCGTCGAGACGTACAGCGAGGCCGTCACGGCGGCACTGTCGAGCATCCCGGAACAGCGGTACACGCATCTGGCCGACAGCGACCCGAACCCCGCCGACGCACTGGCGACAGTAGGAACCGATATCGCGACCTTCGGACCTGGATAG
- a CDS encoding DUF4177 domain-containing protein codes for MSESEVTRWEYETLRPPRDETQKEAEDPKAELNQLGAEGWEFVETIDYEGGGTKYLVFKRPAQSGEPV; via the coding sequence ATGTCCGAATCAGAAGTGACCCGCTGGGAGTACGAGACGCTTCGCCCACCGCGCGATGAGACCCAAAAAGAAGCAGAGGATCCGAAAGCAGAGTTGAATCAACTCGGTGCAGAAGGCTGGGAGTTTGTGGAGACGATCGACTACGAGGGAGGCGGCACCAAGTACCTCGTTTTCAAGCGACCTGCCCAATCGGGTGAGCCAGTATGA
- a CDS encoding aminotransferase class IV encodes MTDDHLYHVDGELVPADEATVSVDDRGFRYGDAAFETLRAYGGTLFAWDAHVDRLERTCDLLSLDHGLAPDDLRARIDETLAANGLADAYVRLSITRGVQPGKLTPQPAVDPTVVVYVKPLPRGGLEGESVWDGPATVATVETRRIPDQAILAAAKTHNYLNGILARAELDAGTDEALMCDREGRLTEGATSNLFFVRDGALYTPTTDGPVLPGITREIVLELARRADIEVREGRYEPADVSDADEAFLTNRTWELRPIATLDGRDIGGGPVTERLSRLYDERVEQSCYSD; translated from the coding sequence ATGACCGACGACCACCTCTATCACGTCGACGGCGAACTCGTCCCCGCCGACGAGGCGACCGTCAGCGTCGACGACCGCGGCTTCCGCTACGGCGACGCCGCCTTCGAGACCCTGCGGGCCTACGGCGGAACGCTCTTCGCCTGGGACGCTCACGTCGACCGGCTCGAACGAACCTGCGACCTCCTCTCGCTCGACCACGGCCTGGCGCCCGACGACCTGCGCGCGCGGATCGACGAGACGCTCGCGGCGAACGGCCTGGCGGACGCCTACGTCCGGCTCTCGATCACCCGCGGCGTCCAGCCGGGCAAGCTTACCCCGCAGCCGGCGGTCGATCCGACCGTCGTCGTCTACGTCAAACCCCTCCCTCGCGGCGGGCTCGAGGGCGAGTCCGTCTGGGACGGCCCGGCGACCGTCGCGACGGTCGAGACGCGCCGGATTCCCGACCAGGCGATCCTGGCCGCGGCCAAGACCCACAACTACCTCAATGGGATCCTCGCGCGTGCGGAACTCGACGCCGGGACCGACGAGGCGCTCATGTGCGACCGCGAGGGCCGACTGACAGAGGGCGCGACGAGCAACCTGTTTTTCGTCCGCGACGGCGCGTTGTACACGCCGACGACCGACGGCCCCGTCCTGCCGGGGATCACCCGCGAGATCGTGCTCGAGCTGGCTCGTCGGGCCGATATCGAGGTCCGCGAGGGCCGCTACGAGCCCGCCGACGTCTCCGACGCCGACGAGGCGTTCCTGACGAATCGGACCTGGGAACTGCGACCGATCGCGACGCTCGACGGTCGCGATATCGGTGGCGGTCCGGTAACGGAGCGGCTCTCGCGGCTGTACGACGAGCGCGTCGAGCAGTCGTGTTACTCGGACTGA
- a CDS encoding DUF7344 domain-containing protein, translating into MTSRSHSELDAVEFVQTVLDWLDDRDASAETLDDAFALLANQRRRLLLEVMRTYDEELTLPDAAEEVAIRETGHNVTNISPEHVTEVYLSLYHDHLPRLVDAGLLEYDQERDLVAPDAV; encoded by the coding sequence ATGACGTCCAGATCCCACTCGGAACTCGATGCGGTCGAGTTCGTCCAGACAGTACTCGACTGGCTCGACGACCGCGACGCGTCGGCAGAGACGCTCGACGACGCGTTCGCCCTGCTGGCCAACCAGCGCCGCCGGCTCCTGCTGGAGGTCATGCGGACCTACGACGAGGAACTGACGCTCCCGGACGCGGCCGAGGAAGTCGCCATCCGCGAGACCGGCCACAACGTGACGAACATCTCGCCCGAACACGTCACCGAGGTGTACCTCTCGCTGTACCACGATCACCTGCCGCGCCTGGTCGACGCCGGGCTCCTCGAGTACGATCAGGAACGGGACCTGGTCGCTCCCGATGCGGTCTAA